TTTCATTTGGAtattgaatttgttttttttttaaattaggtCAAAGTAAGTAGTGTACTTGTAATCAATGAGTGATGTTCTTTCTTTCATACTTTTGTATGTGGATTTTTGTAATTGTATCTGACTTTGGGTACCATTGATTTATGTGAGTAATACTGGTTTCATTTATATTggttcttttgttttttgttaattGCTTGATTTGATGAGTTCTTTCCAGTTATGATTTGGATTTTGAATAAGATTTGAATGTTTACAGAATATGTTTGTTGAATTGCCTCAATGAGTTGGTTCTGATTTATATATGTATATCCTTTTTTTTTCATATGTCTCAACATCTAACTACTCCAAATAAAGACTGGATGTTTGCACGCAAGGGTTCACCTCCATGGATTCAAGGTGTTCAATATTTCATCCAATTTGCAACAGAGAGTCTTGGTGAAGGTATCAAAGAATTTCGTTGTCCTTGCATGAAGTGTAAGAATTACAACAGTTTACCAAAATCTCTAGATGATGTACATGGGGATATTCTTGATTATGGGTTCGACAGGCAATACCGAACATGGATCCATCACGGAGAGCAACCTCGTGTGAATAATGTTCAAGCTCGTTCTTTACCTGCCAATAATGCTATGAATCACGGAGCTGCTGCATCTTTTCCGAGGATATTTGACTTGTTCAATGAGACACTAGGACGTGTATGTGGTATTGATAATCCTGAAGACCATCCGGGTACTGCTGTTGAAGATGGTACTGTTGTTGAAGCTGGTACTGCTGCTCAAGATAAGGCTAATGTGAATTGCAGGAAGAGGTTGGAGGATGCAGTCCAACCCTTATTTCCAGGTTGTGATGCTGATCATACAAAACTATCAGCAACAGTTGAGTTGCTTAGTATGCAAGCAAGGTATCAATGTTCTGATGTTTTCATGACTGAATTATTTGGATATTTGAAAATTATTTTACCAGATGGGAACACATTGCCATCTAATTGTCGTAAAGCAAAGGACATGATTAAGCCATTTCAGTTGCCGGTCCATATCATCCATGCTTGCATTAATGATTGTATTCTCTATCGCAAGGACTATGCTAATGAAGAGAAGTGTCCTAAATGTGGTGAAAGTAGATGGAAGAAACCACCCGAAGGGAGTAATCCATCAACTAAAAAGGTTCCAGTGAAGAGACTGAGGTATTTTCCAGTTACAGAAAGGTTGTAGCGTATGTATGTTGCAACATGGATAGCTGAGCTGATGACATGGTATGCTAAGGTTGAAGAAAGTGCTACACATATGAGACATCCGGTGGATTCGTCACAATGGAAGTCAATAGACATGAAGTGGCCTGAGTTTGCTGAAGAGAAACGAAACGTACGTCTGGGACTAGCAACTGATGGTTTTAACCCTTTTGGAATGATGACCTCGCATAGTACTTGTCCTGTTATGCTTACTTGTTATAACCTTCCGCCATCTGAATGCACGTCAAAGGATTTTACGATGTTAACACTGCTGATTCCTGGTCCACTTGGTCCTAACCACAACATAGATGTTTATTTGCAGCCCTTGATCGACGAGTTAATTGATTTATGGACAGTCGGTAAAGTAACGTACGATGCGCATACAATGACTTCCTTTACAATGAAAGCAATGTTATTGTGGTGCATACACGACTTTCCCGCATATGCTCATGTTTCTGGTTTGCGAACTTCTGGAAGATTTGGTTGTCCTGTGTGTGGAGAAAATACAGAGGCGTTCAGGCTAAAATGGGGTTCTAAGTATGCTTATATGGGTCATAGAAGGTTTCTAAGAGATAGGTTTCACCCTTATAGACTGAAAACATCTGAGTTCAACGGATTTGAGGAGACAAGGGGTGCACCAAGACGTTTGAGTGGTGCCGAATTATTCGACAAGACAGCAACCGCAGATAAAGAGTTTGGGAAGCTGGTCAAGCGGCCGGTCGTACGTGAGTCTCCGTGGTCGAAGAGATCGATCTTTTTTTGTCTACCATATTGGAAGGTAACCTCCTTTCTAACTTTATGTCATCTCATCTCATCAGTTacttgttatatatatatatatataatattttgaTCTCCATAGCTTTACTTGTTATATTTGTTTTGCTCGGCATAATTTTACTTGTTAGAAGCTTTATATCTACCAGCATGCATCCATGAATCCATTTCTCAGAAACAGGCCTCATCATAGTTATAGTTATGTTTGTTCTGTTTGTGCTGAAACAGTTACTTAAATTCAATTCAATATGTGTTGTTTGAAATTCCTTTCTAACATAATATCATCTCATTAGTTTATGCAAATCCGGCACAATGTGGATGTCATGCATGTAGAAAAGAATTTTACGGAGAATTTGTTTGGAACTTTTATGAGCCATAAGGATAAGAACAAGGATGGGAAACTGGCGCGTAAAGATTTAAAACTGCTAAACTTAAAGCCTTGCTTGTGGTTGACGGAAGAGAATGGAAAAGTAGAGATGCCTCATGCACCTTATTCTTTGTCTAAGGAAGAAAGGGAAGTCATCTGTAAAACTCTTAGCACACTTAAAGTTCCAATTGGTTACAGTGCGAATTGGAAACGGAAAGTATGCTTGAAAGACTTCCAATTGAAGGGTTTGAAGTCTCACGATTATCATATTCTGATGCAGGGGTTAATGCCTATTTTTATGATGCATTGTTTCAAAGAACATAAGCCTTTGCGTGAGGCAGTTCGACACTTATCGTTGTTTTTCAAAGTACTAACTTCCAAGGTTATTGATCGTGCTGAGCTTCGTATAATGCACGAACGTGTGGTGGAGTCACTATGTGTGTTTGAAATGTATTTCCCGCCTGCTTTTTTTGTTAGTATGACTCATGTTGTCGTACACTTGGCAGAAGAGGCACATCAATTGGGGCCTGTTCAGTTTAGGTGGATGTACCCTTACGAGAGGTATAAACAATTCTTTAGTTACTTATGATCCCTTTAGTTTATTCTTTTTTGAACTTAGCGAAACTTATATATCTTTGTTTACTAACTACATGTGCAGGATGATGAGGTACTACAAAGTACTTGGTCGCAACAAAAATTATGTAGAAGGCTCTATTACAAAACAGTATGAGATTAATGAAGGAGCGCGCCATTGCGTCGAGATACTTCCTGAAAAGAGGCGAAAGTCTCTTAAGTGTCGTGGAAAGATATCAATGCCCAGTGATGTTTATGAAGGTCCATACCCACCTAATTCACAAGGAAAGCCACATTCATTGACCAACGTAGAGCACGAACAAGTTCGTTTGTGGATATTGAGACATTCAGATGAAAATACTGAATGGGAAGAGTAAGTAAAGCCTACGTTGATTTCTTTTTAGATCATTTCATCACATTATGCATTGGATTTTAAGTTCAAAGACATGAATGTACGATCAGTGATAGATCTTAGTTTATTACTTTATGACATCTAATGAACTTATACCAGCAGTTAACTACCCACATGCTACAACTGAAAGTGTCTTAAACTAGCAGTTCCATTTTGTTTATAGCTGTAAAATCAGTTTATACTCTAATGAGGTTCACTCGTCAAGCTTTAGCATACTGTTTTATTTTTAACTGTGCAGTTGAAACATTTTAGTTATCATGACATGAGTTTAAGCTGAAATCTAAGTTGATTTTTGTTACAATATGACATCTTCTAAAATCTGTGTGTGCTCACTCGAAACGAGGTTAAGGGAGTAGTACTACTTGATTATGTTTCCTGATTTGTAAGTTAATGCTTATATCACTTGTCACTTTCTGTGTTGTTTGACAGGAAGTACGAGATATATGTTCGTAATTTGAACCAAACTCGTACGGGAAGGATAAAAACTACAGACTACATTGAATGGCTACAGAAACAACTTGAAGGCACTCCTATGACAGATTTTCGTAGGCTGGCAATTGGTCCTACCTTCGCTACAATTTCGTATAACTCATATTTTGTTAATGGCTATCTTTTTTACACAACCGATGCCGAAAAAAATTTAACTACACAAAATAGTGGAGTCACCATGGATGCTTGCACCAGCTTCAGAGCAAGTTCCAGAGATACTAACTTGGTCGATGACGATACTACGTACTATGGCATTCTACAACACATACTTGAACTGGATTATGGATTTTTCTCAGAAATTGTTTTTTACTGTGATTGGgtgcgagtcaaagacaaagtACATGGATCCTATGTGGATCCGGATACAAAGTTGAGGTTTGTCAACTTCAGAAAGTTTATGAGAAGCTCAAAAGAAGTCGACGAGCCATTCATCCATGCTTCTCAAGCTAGACAAGTTTTTTACTGCAGAGATGTGACAAGGGAGcactggaatttggttttggaatCTCCAATAAGATCAGACCCCAATAAGAATGCTTTGGAAGATCCATTTGTCTTCACTGCAAATGCAAATGAAGCTCCATCAATTTTTACAGTTGTTGGAGAAGATGAGTATTGGAATGAAGAAGCTCAGGTAAGGTTTCATATGTCTCTTCCTAGTAGATTCCATATTTGTTATGTTagctcttttattttctttttaatttcattttgtataatTGGTTATCTTTCCAGGGGGTGAGAAACAGGGATACACGTGAATGAACTTGCACGAGACCTTATAATTCCATTGGTGGAAATCATGTAGATCCCCTTGCGCACATGTGAGTTGACAACATACCCTGAACCTcctttgtgatttgattttggtaCTTATTTGGGTGAGATAGCATGTCGAATCTTGGGTTATATTCTGCACCTGTTATattccactatatatatatatataacctgtTGGCTGTTGATACGAGCTTGAACATTATTCCACTGTGAATTAGTATTTGCATACCAAAAGCATTCCACAAAAGTAATTCCCTTATAGTGATTTTCTTTTCCTGAATTCCCTGCTTTCTTCATTTATGTTTTCACTCTTGTTGCATGATTGTATACCTGCTACTGATGAGCCAACTGTTGTTTACATGACCTAGATCTAGGTTTAATCTCTCAAATTACCTCACACGTGCTTCCAACATTAAAAGAAAGAATACAGAGATTGTTGATTTAAGGAGCTTCATCATTGCAAGGTTTTTTGTTGAATTTGGACTAGGttaggatttttgtttttgttaaacCTGTACCAGGTTAAGATTCTTTTTAATTGGTTGGTGTCAATTGAGATGCTAGACGCGTTTTAAATTCAAGTCATAGGTACTACCATGTAACGTTTTACTACTTAGAGATGTGTCCCCCATTACCGTGCGATTCTTTAACTTGGTGTGTTACTTGAATGTAGATGCCTCTTAATACAGTTGGAAAAGTGTCTAGCACTGATGATACTCATTACTCGAGTTTAAAACTCATTGGTACTTCAGTGAATATTGAATCGTCAATGCTGGTTGTCTTGCCTTAAGCTTGCCGTCTAGGATTTATTCATCTATATACCACTATGTGACCGTGTATTTTGAACTGAACGAAGTCATGGTgctgttgttgattttctttgcagGAACGACGTTCTTTGTCGTATGTGAACCAGGGACACATCACATGGATGCTCTACTTGATATCATTTACGAAGTATTGGATAAGTTTATCGTCATCTGAGGAGCTTATCGTTTTGTTGTTTAACATGTTGCTTTTAGCTTATTTTCTATTAGTTTGAACTTACTTACTAGCTAGCTAGCTTGGACATGTATTGTCTTGAACCaaaatttcatcttttttgtgTAATTTGAAACTCAATGGATAATATGAATGTATGTGGAATTCTCAAGTTTTtgagtttaaatttgaattttagtTTGGGTTTAATTTGAGTTCCATTTGAATTGACTTTTCCTTGAGtttgacttgacttgactttgatttgagttccatttgacttgacttgactttgatGCAGTCAGATTATTCAGATTCAGCCATTCAGATTCAACAAATCTGAatcgatatattttttttattataatttaaatctgagacTCACGGCTGTGGGTCTGCACCTTGTTACCCTTAAAATCAGTCGTTATTGTGAGACCCACGGTTAGGCGTTGTACCAAACAGAGACGCTTTATCAGAGACCCCAACAGAGACTGTTGAAAATTGTCgtataactcgtatatatgacttTTCCTGACGGTCACggaacttctgttttccactagtgttggAGAGTTAGAAGCCCTAATTACAACTTGAGTAGAGTCGTCTAATGCGGAAGCATTGAGAGACTTCCCTGCATTAGTTTATCTAATACTAAAGAGTTAacaatacctttttttttttgataatcaaccattagtattttattatattaaaaaacttttacatgatggttttcaagaaaaaaaagtacatcataaacatgaaacaaatacaatAAAAGGTGCAAAACGTAAATAAATGGCAAAGAGAAAGAGTGATCCACAACGATAGCACTCAAATCTTGTACGGAGatattggagaaggaatggtactcGAAATCACGATtcgaccattttgattgattttcttcgTGGAATAGAGATACTCCTATTAGAGAGTAGTGATTTTCCCAAAAACTCATGTCTAGGGAGAAGCCCAGAAACTCTAGATTTATTATtctgttgaagaagaacttgatcttTTGCCTCCGTTAAATCGCCTGATGTACTTGTTCCGAAAACCCGAATCACGAACAAATCTATAGAAAGAAACACTATAAAAATGTAGATAATTAGCGAAGAAAATAATCTCCCTAATAGCGAAGAAAATTATTCAAAAcgtaaaataaaactaaaaacgagAAATTTTTGCTCAGATCTAACCCCTAGAGGACTATATCTGAGcaaatgaggaagaagatgataagTTTTCTTCAAGGTTTTGAGAAGGGGAATAAATTCTTAATTTAAGTGACAATGAAAAAATTTAACTTCTTAATTTAAGTGACAATGAAAAAATTTAACTTCTTTTGCCAAAAAATATGCTACACTATTTGCAGCTCtagaaactaataaaaatcctatAAAAATTTGAACAATCATTGACTTCCAGTTTTACTTCATCGATGATTGCTTAATTTGTCCGAGAGATTGAGGATTGTTTTCCGTTGAAATAGTCAAAAAGATTCCTACAATCGCCTTTACTGCTGAAATTTGTAAGATGAAGCTCCTTAGCCCACGTTGCTGCCTGAAGCAATCCTACTGCTTATGCTTCTTCCGGAGTTGCTGCTCTGGAGGGTCTTACTCTGCCTTGTTCAAATTCACCTGTATTATCTCTAAGAATTAAGGAAAAACCTGATGGATTATTAGTAGATAACCAAGTTGAATCCACAATAATTTTATGCTTATGTTTTCCTGAAAATttccattatttttttttgatttttggtcgGATTCTTGTTTTTCTGTTCGTGAGCTGTAGAAGACAAACCTCTGTGCCAAAATTGAAGATATCTCTGTACTAGGTGCTAGAGCCAAAACAGATTTAACATAAACtgcaatgaaaaaaaaaagatgttatATGGTTTTATTAGCATCACAACAAAATTAGGTACATTTTGAAGGCACATCTTTAAGGATGTTTGATAATTTTGAACTTGTGGAGACTGCATTCTGTAAGCATTTTCAAGTAAGAATTCTTTGAGAAACATCTAGATTCCATAAACTTCTCCAGAGCGTATCAGGAATATTCAGCTTATAAGAGTTTATTCTGTTTTCATTTAATTTTTCATACATAGATTTGATTGTAAACTCCCCTGAATTTGCCAGCAATCACCTTAATTTATCTGGTTGAGTTCTGGATATCCTTGTTGGAAAGATACTAACGTTACAGATTCTTCCAGCTTTTTTGGTATTGAAATTTGGGATTATCAATGGAATATTCCACTTTGTAGTGATTGGACCAATAAGATCAATCACAAGTGTTAAACGGTCGTTGAAATTGTCTTTGTATTGAATCAGAGTATCTGTTCAATTTGGTATCCAATTGACTTCCCAAATATTTATACTTTTTCCATCTCTACCTCCCATATGATATTTTGTTCCATTAAAGTTATACCTCTGCTGATGCATTTCCAAATCTTGAAACTAGTTGGAATTTTTTTAACCGTAATAGCAGATTTTTTCCTGAAATATTTGAGTTTTAGTTGAGATGCCCATAGAGAGTCAGGTTCAGTTAGAAATCTCCAAGTTAATTTAGCAATCATACAAACTTGGTTTGTGAGCATCTGAAATGGCATATTTGAAATGGCGGATTTGAAAAGTCATTGGCATCGAGTCCACAAATAGGCAGATGAAGTGTCCACACGTCGAATTTCACACGGATTTGATCCAACGACAGAGATGGATGCAATATTTCATTTAGCGCGGCCACAAAAAATGTTTCAGCGCATCTAGATGGTAGATTAGAATTGCCAtaaaacttaagaggttattCTAGTTTCCGACCTAGATGCTAGATTAGTAGACCATAAGTAGTCTGGGACCTCCCGTGAGTACTCTTGAATCTTGATGGTTAAGGGGGAGTATGATTTTGCttaggggaaattagggggagacccaaaaaaaataatattctcattctcaggcccacaattaattttgtatgtcgtgacacccataattatatgaaattattatatgaattattacataactggttatgcatactatcttttcaggcataactcgttatgcagcctaatttttcaggggtataattggcagtgcaacttggacataacatatctaaaaatccgcgccttagaattttacaaattctatatcattggaaatctttttaaaagagctacgcaacgagtacaaacaagaatatcaaatttttgtttttaacgaaaaaatcagaggtgatcctcattttagggaatttttttgaaaacttgatacttaaccattatgcagtcaccaaaaacgatgcataacacattctgcagacgcataacgaattatgcaaccattttctctactgcataacaaattatgcatttggataacaaaatcatgcatctataacaagttatattaccatttttttggttgattttagccgtacatataaaaaattgatgcataatgcagtatgcgtccatatttacggatgcatatcaggttatgcatctattttctcgatgcataatgcattatgtagccgtattttcggacgcataacaggttatgcaggttttctggactgcataacaagttattcaacaaattttgtagatgcataacaggttatgcatccattttcacgaatgcataacatgttatgcagccaccaaaaaagatgcataacacattctgcaggcgcataacgaattatgcaaccattttctcgactgcataacaaaattatgcatttataacaagttatgtagccatttttttagttgattttagtgcgtacataaaaaattgatgcataatgcattatgcagccatattttcggatgcataacaggttatgcatccattttcacgactgcattgcagatattattattggtgcatgacaagttatgcagtctttgtttttgttggtttcgatagtgacaaaaaagttgatgcataacatGCTaagcaaccgttttctggactgcataacaagttatgcaacaaattttgtagatgcataataggttatgcatccatttgcacgactgcataacaagtaatgcacattttctcgactgcatgacagGTTATACAGATATTATTGAGGAGCATGACAACTCTTCATAATCTCTCTTACACCAGCAGACACATTATAGACCCACCAAAAGTCAGTTATTGTTGTGTTGTTTCTCGGTTGAGATGAAACTCCACCTTACTattgatagatacatttttgtgtctaatttgtcctcaatgtttcgtattgttagtactcattttcgtcctaattttggtgttttatgtatttgtaggcatttttgggaataaaacattttttggaaaattcggctcgaaaagttgattttggcacccggaggacacatgttatgcggactctctgctttggataaggggcacccacttgatacggggtgaccacttgctattcgcacccctgaactagatagggggaggtcatcttctttgtttgaatttggttttggcggtaATACTTACATgcacgctgttgattttgggtcggattgttggagggatttcagcgagattcaatcgctagaaacgaTTGGGCTAggcctgaatacactagacaggattagtatggtcaatttgatcgagcaaaatgggccagcaaagccgtgggatgaagataaagctaaacagggaagagaagataataTCGATTCTGTTTGATTCTAACTTGGAATTTACGTGGCCAATTAGTTAGAGAATATCTTGTCTTTGATTATTGCTCTATCTTAGAAAGTTTTACAAccaacagacgcgtgaagaacgaaatttggaagaaatatatccgagaatattttcttcatcaatgccgagtaatggaggattatatgaagttatggagagataCTTCGgtgttgttgggttataaatagttgctgaggtatcctagcgaaggttgtcgagagtttggggtcgagaggaggtccagagaagcagaaatcaagagttgatgaaactctgttgctgcttctactgctgatgaagaacaccaagaacacgaagaacggactcgcaaggacaatcgtttatgaacagtgtctaagacgcacagccgtgggtcgcagcgcagtctaaacagcagcagcacttgtcttttatcgctcattctgtgacgctttttttCCGTCGCAGAtaacagttttacaccattttctcttcttctcatcatttgtgaaccatttttgagccataataaattattttgagagcatttttcctatgatgagttaaaccccaacactgggacgacggaggaggccgagcttcatacatgggtaattttattaattctttttaagacttttgcattaaaaattaattgaaatatgatttgattaaattgggtgttatttgattagatgggtcatgcttagcttaggtgatttgatgttccatgcttaacatttacaatcaatgttttgagaatctactttggcaaaataagagtccatttatgtttgagcgattattgttgagaataaatcattgatccctatgttatgaagattggccaatttgtcaatatttttgtatataatttttataaatctaaaaatccttcaccttcacaagtcttagagtttgaaccttcattactacaacccacgaaaaatctttaatcattttggcgccgctgccgggtaaggcactaaagaattttcttggttggcatacttattgactataggaggaagtaccctgatgcgaaattccaattgttgtacacgagtttgcactcaagcatactaaaattcatataaagtgacagagctctactcagatagttgcactatggacatcatattcggagtcaaactaatcatatggatagaaaaaggagatggaaatagaaaaatgtagatggttttgatgttaaccaaatgatcgatgtttcacatatctgtctgaaggccactgccaggaCGAACCTGtcctaatggactaagataccggtctgactaatatcaacacaactggcatataaaagggaaccagtggtcaataacttaaatctagatcaacaaactggcaaatacaagggaaccaacagttgactacacagaacaataaccatgtttttttttttttt
Above is a genomic segment from Papaver somniferum cultivar HN1 chromosome 10, ASM357369v1, whole genome shotgun sequence containing:
- the LOC113316443 gene encoding uncharacterized protein LOC113316443, translating into MFARKGSPPWIQGVQYFIQFATESLGEGIKEFRCPCMKCKNYNSLPKSLDDVHGDILDYGFDRQYRTWIHHGEQPRVNNVQARSLPANNAMNHGAAASFPRIFDLFNETLGRVCGIDNPEDHPGTAVEDGTVVEAGTAAQDKANVNCRKRLEDAVQPLFPGCDADHTKLSATVELLSMQARYQCSDVFMTELFGYLKIILPDGNTLPSNCRKAKDMIKPFQLPVHIIHACINDCILYRKDYANEEKCPKCGESRWKKPPEGSNPSTKKVPVKRLRYFPVTERL
- the LOC113316444 gene encoding uncharacterized protein LOC113316444; translated protein: MYVATWIAELMTWYAKVEESATHMRHPVDSSQWKSIDMKWPEFAEEKRNVRLGLATDGFNPFGMMTSHSTCPVMLTCYNLPPSECTSKDFTMLTLLIPGPLGPNHNIDVYLQPLIDELIDLWTVGKVTYDAHTMTSFTMKAMLLWCIHDFPAYAHVSGLRTSGRFGCPVCGENTEAFRLKWGSKYAYMGHRRFLRDRFHPYRLKTSEFNGFEETRGAPRRLSGAELFDKTATADKEFGKLVKRPVVQKNFTENLFGTFMSHKDKNKDGKLARKDLKLLNLKPCLWLTEENGKVEMPHAPYSLSKEEREVICKTLSTLKVPIGYSANWKRKVCLKDFQLKGLKSHDYHILMQGLMPIFMMHCFKEHKPLREAVRHLSLFFKVLTSKVIDRAELRIMHERVVESLCVFEMYFPPAFFVSMTHVVVHLAEEAHQLGPVQFRWMYPYERMMRYYKVLGRNKNYVEGSITKQYEINEGARHCVEILPEKRRKSLKCRGKISMPSDVYEGPYPPNSQGKPHSLTNVEHEQVRLWILRHSDENTEWEEKYEIYVRNLNQTRTGRIKTTDYIEWLQKQLEGTPMTDFRRLAIGPTFATISYNSYFVNGYLFYTTDAEKNLTTQNSGVTMDACTSFRASSRDTNLVDDDTTYYGILQHILELDYGFFSEIVFYCDWVRVKDKVHGSYVDPDTKLRFVNFRKFMRSSKEVDEPFIHASQARQVFYCRDVTREHWNLVLESPIRSDPNKNALEDPFVFTANANEAPSIFTVVGEDEYWNEEAQGMPLNTVGKVSSTDDTHYSSLKLIGTTFFVVCEPGTHHMDALLDIIYEVLDKFIVI